Proteins encoded together in one Candidatus Sulfotelmatobacter sp. window:
- a CDS encoding ATP-binding protein — protein sequence MSASLWSIWNSVAGLGLARPTAAEFALLIVLGASLLALRAFRETYLKVWVVGWTALVASRLAQHCFAAKIPPPFDLVAVQATFMLAVGLLAGGVLLYTRGRDLLLPLTVITPILVGFSGARILLWPDSLPLRMAVEVGYRLILLTATIALLRARRGRWEPSTWLLGLGLPLLHLSWPPFTDNLPQAASLAAEIALGISMLLVVFDESRALNRRLRAMQSITASIAGAQQYGSVVESAVAELQRVMRVRATWFRLLEGGHLVATHAAGLSSDFLRDAGFAELNDDISKLLSRPDPRVTTRNTGTPEPEQSLANEKIRQLVMVPVVSNKAPIGLLLLGNSRIRYWTPEELVFLQAVAKQLAVAVENFRLLEQVLRSQRQWINTFDSIHDIILAHDADYRIIKANQVLLEHLGQAAADVVGSSCDSALPHKFGAWTGCPYCALGGDEEFAEGADPCFGGFSVVSTSSYTEQGSPQKGTIHVVRDITDRRSAEEKYRLLFEQVQEGVYVSNPAGRILDCNDAFVHMLGYSNRSELLVLNLNTEICVDPKQREAFRREIETNNYVRNFDATLRRKDGTLLLAAESSFATRDSSGEIERYQGFILDMTEKRRAEDEMRRRNRELNALNAMAVVAAQSFDLDEILNLTLRQVVTLFGAESGTVYLSDTDATTYRRRAAWGPRSRDKVRTAEICLTEGLGDLVMRSRTEVITAEYLPHLPPKVAEFLRSDADRTWIWVLFWGKDSPAGIMGLCSQLGYEYSSNDENLLVAISRQLATTIEKVRLYEETCRAYEDLRKTQEQLLQSEKMSAVGQLIAGVAHELNNPLTAILGYAQLLETEGLNTRAQDYVSKLFKQAQRTHRVVQNLLSFARQRKPQRDEVDLRKVLDETLALRDYDLKINNIKVERDLPAEPAMVVADPHQIEQVFLNIINNSVDAILETGHSGKLKIKISIAGGHVCTQFTDDGAGIKDPKRIFDPFYTTKSVGKGTGLGLSICYGIVKEHGGDITANNAPEGGAQIEVRLPAVASATIETEAPKPAPRLHEGAIHGRVLLVEEEEAVLEFERDVLAGAGADVVTARTSQDVKTRLLSEPFDALIMNGKMPGHWNATESHQWLKENCPAMQGHVLFTFSNTPSDERAFLQENSVPYLVKPFEVAELISQSRRLLQKAFAVTAGTD from the coding sequence ATGAGCGCATCTCTCTGGTCGATCTGGAATTCAGTTGCCGGGCTTGGCCTGGCGCGGCCCACGGCGGCAGAGTTCGCTCTGCTGATCGTGCTGGGCGCCTCGCTGCTCGCGCTGCGTGCTTTTCGCGAGACCTATCTCAAGGTTTGGGTTGTCGGTTGGACGGCCCTGGTGGCATCGCGCCTGGCCCAACATTGCTTCGCCGCCAAGATTCCCCCACCGTTTGATCTCGTGGCGGTACAGGCGACTTTCATGCTCGCCGTGGGATTGCTGGCCGGCGGCGTCCTGCTCTACACCCGCGGCCGTGATCTGCTCCTGCCTTTAACCGTGATCACGCCGATTCTGGTGGGCTTTTCCGGAGCGCGCATCCTTTTGTGGCCCGATTCCCTGCCCTTGCGCATGGCTGTCGAAGTTGGCTACCGGCTTATTCTCCTGACCGCAACCATCGCGCTGCTCCGCGCTCGCCGTGGACGTTGGGAACCCTCCACCTGGCTTCTCGGTCTCGGCCTGCCGTTGCTTCATCTTTCCTGGCCCCCGTTCACCGACAACCTTCCGCAGGCAGCATCCTTGGCAGCGGAGATTGCGCTCGGCATCAGCATGCTCCTGGTCGTGTTTGACGAGTCCCGGGCGCTCAACCGTCGATTGCGCGCCATGCAGTCCATTACAGCAAGCATCGCCGGCGCCCAGCAATATGGCAGCGTCGTCGAATCTGCCGTTGCGGAATTGCAGCGCGTGATGCGCGTTCGCGCCACCTGGTTCCGCTTGCTCGAAGGCGGTCACCTGGTTGCCACCCACGCCGCCGGACTCTCTTCCGATTTCCTGCGGGACGCCGGCTTCGCCGAACTCAACGATGACATTTCGAAGCTGCTAAGCCGCCCCGACCCTCGAGTCACCACCCGCAACACCGGAACTCCCGAGCCCGAGCAATCTCTCGCCAACGAGAAGATTCGCCAACTCGTGATGGTGCCGGTCGTCAGCAACAAAGCGCCTATCGGACTGTTGCTGTTGGGCAACTCCCGCATTCGCTACTGGACGCCCGAAGAACTCGTTTTTCTCCAGGCTGTCGCCAAACAACTGGCGGTTGCCGTCGAAAATTTCCGCCTGCTCGAACAGGTATTGCGCTCGCAGCGCCAGTGGATCAACACTTTCGATTCCATCCACGACATTATCCTCGCCCACGACGCCGACTACCGCATCATCAAGGCCAACCAGGTTCTGCTCGAACACCTCGGCCAGGCCGCGGCGGATGTCGTCGGCAGTTCGTGCGATTCCGCGTTGCCTCATAAGTTTGGCGCCTGGACCGGCTGCCCGTATTGCGCCCTGGGCGGCGACGAAGAATTCGCCGAAGGCGCCGACCCGTGCTTCGGGGGCTTTTCGGTGGTTTCCACTTCTTCCTACACCGAGCAGGGCAGCCCGCAAAAAGGCACCATTCACGTGGTCCGCGATATTACCGATCGCCGTTCCGCGGAAGAAAAATATCGTCTGCTCTTCGAGCAAGTGCAGGAAGGCGTTTACGTTTCGAATCCGGCCGGCCGGATTCTCGACTGCAATGACGCTTTCGTGCACATGCTCGGCTACAGCAATCGCAGCGAGCTGCTCGTTCTGAATCTGAACACGGAAATCTGTGTCGACCCCAAACAGCGCGAGGCCTTCCGCCGCGAAATCGAAACTAACAATTACGTCCGCAACTTCGACGCCACCCTTCGCCGCAAGGATGGAACCTTGCTGCTGGCTGCCGAGAGCAGCTTCGCCACCCGCGATTCCTCCGGTGAAATCGAACGCTACCAGGGATTCATTCTCGATATGACCGAGAAGCGCCGCGCCGAAGATGAGATGCGGCGGCGCAATCGTGAATTGAACGCGCTCAACGCGATGGCCGTGGTCGCAGCGCAGTCTTTCGATCTCGACGAAATTCTGAATCTGACTCTGCGCCAGGTAGTCACTTTGTTTGGCGCAGAGAGCGGAACCGTCTACCTCTCCGATACCGACGCGACAACCTATCGCCGTCGCGCCGCCTGGGGCCCGCGCAGTCGCGACAAAGTGCGCACCGCTGAGATTTGTTTGACCGAAGGTCTTGGAGACCTGGTGATGCGCTCGCGTACTGAGGTAATCACGGCGGAATATCTTCCGCACTTGCCGCCCAAGGTCGCGGAATTCTTGCGCTCCGACGCCGACCGCACCTGGATCTGGGTGCTGTTCTGGGGCAAAGACTCACCCGCGGGCATCATGGGCCTGTGCAGCCAGTTGGGCTACGAATATTCCAGCAACGACGAGAATCTTTTAGTTGCCATCAGCCGCCAGCTCGCCACCACCATCGAGAAAGTCCGGCTGTACGAAGAAACCTGTCGCGCCTACGAAGATCTGCGTAAAACGCAAGAACAACTTCTTCAGAGTGAAAAAATGTCTGCCGTGGGGCAGTTGATCGCCGGCGTCGCCCACGAACTCAACAATCCTTTGACCGCGATTCTCGGCTACGCGCAGCTTCTCGAAACCGAAGGCCTGAACACCCGCGCCCAGGATTACGTCAGCAAACTGTTCAAGCAGGCGCAGCGCACACACCGCGTCGTTCAGAATCTTCTGTCATTCGCGCGCCAGCGCAAACCGCAGCGCGATGAGGTCGATCTCCGCAAAGTCCTCGACGAAACCCTGGCGCTGCGCGACTACGACCTCAAGATCAACAACATCAAAGTCGAGCGCGACCTGCCGGCCGAACCCGCCATGGTGGTCGCCGACCCGCACCAGATCGAGCAAGTATTCCTCAACATCATCAACAATTCGGTCGATGCCATCCTCGAAACCGGCCACAGCGGCAAACTCAAAATTAAAATCTCAATCGCCGGCGGCCACGTCTGCACGCAGTTCACCGACGACGGCGCCGGAATCAAAGATCCCAAGCGCATCTTCGATCCCTTTTACACGACGAAAAGCGTAGGCAAAGGCACCGGCCTGGGCCTCAGCATCTGCTATGGCATCGTGAAAGAACACGGCGGCGATATTACCGCCAACAATGCTCCCGAAGGCGGAGCGCAAATCGAAGTGCGATTGCCCGCGGTGGCTTCAGCCACAATCGAGACCGAAGCGCCCAAGCCCGCGCCGCGCCTGCATGAAGGCGCGATCCACGGCCGCGTGCTGCTGGTGGAGGAAGAAGAAGCCGTGCTCGAATTCGAGCGCGACGTGCTCGCGGGCGCCGGCGCCGACGTTGTGACCGCCCGCACCAGCCAGGACGTAAAGACTCGCCTGCTCTCCGAGCCCTTCGACGCCCTCATCATGAACGGCAAAATGCCCGGCCACTGGAACGCCACAGAATCCCATCAGTGGCTCAAAGAAAATTGCCCCGCGATGCAGGGCCACGTCCTGTTCACCTTCTCCAACACCCCCAGCGACGAGCGCGCCTTCCTCCAGGAAAACAGCGTCCCCTATCTGGTCAAGCCTTTCGAAGTCGCCGAACTGATCTCTCAGTCCCGTCGCCTGCTGCAAAAAGCCTTCGCCGTAACCGCTGGCACGGACTAA
- a CDS encoding DUF433 domain-containing protein, whose protein sequence is MATLDWSQCPAVESIPGKVGGAWVFKDTRLPVATVIENLEDLSVEEVMEQFDVTREQIAAVLDFVAQSLAMPANPASPADAHPL, encoded by the coding sequence ATGGCAACTCTCGATTGGTCACAGTGTCCCGCGGTGGAGAGCATCCCCGGCAAAGTGGGCGGAGCCTGGGTATTCAAGGATACCCGGTTGCCCGTCGCCACGGTCATTGAAAATCTTGAGGATTTGAGCGTCGAGGAAGTCATGGAGCAATTCGACGTAACCCGCGAGCAGATTGCGGCGGTTCTCGATTTCGTGGCGCAAAGCCTTGCCATGCCAGCTAATCCAGCATCCCCGGCCGATGCACATCCTCTTTAA
- a CDS encoding protein kinase, whose product MIGQTISHYRIVEKLGGGGMGVVYKAEDTRLHRFVALKFLPEEVARDPQALARFQREAQAASALNHPNICTIYDIGEQDGQAFIAMEFLDGLTLKHRIGGRPMEIETVLSLAIEIADALDAAHAEGIIHRDIKPANIFVTKRGHAKVLDFGLAKLTPATGKASPGEIDATAGTSLEYLTSPGTAVGTVAYMSPEQAKGKELDSRTDLFSFGAVLYEMVTGTIPFHGETAAVIFEAILNRAPLPPLRFNPNLPAKLEEIVDKALEKDRDMRYQHASDIRGDLKRLQRDSGSGRRPAVPTQETAASSGQQTATSQIPVAGTGSAAQSSAAMSSASQVPASGSSVSAVAREHKFGLAAIVLVGLVLLAVGAFGVYFLLSRNGPTPFQNFSITQITNTGKALQAAISPDGRYVLNVQDDNGKQSLWLRNVPTGSDTQIVPPAAAVYQSLIFSPDGNYVYFRKAGISTQSEWDLYRTPVLGGTPQLILRDLDAGIAFSPDGHRIAYARANDPEVGKYRLLTANPDGSDETILQIAANGPGALPRFLTWSPDGKRITYSLYTLGDVLSTIKSFDLAGKQEQPFASFKNELVSEVVWLPSGQWFLATYDQKGPSYLRAQIGMVSRSGGQIQPITRDTNTYATLTLSADGKTAATVQVRTTNSLSVITNTSSQANIPAPPLAQTQDVQSVAWTADGKLLVSDGQSVQRMNLDGEQRSTILNDPDSWITDMARCGDRYIVLAWGFHGGTNQIHIWRTNADGSNPTQLTNGVFDQYPVCSPDGKWVYYASVIPPFTRRVPIQGGQPEPVPASEVKSMYGYGAGEAISPDGKRLIFNADISVPESPQTAISKLALVTLDSGSQSSPVLFQPDPRMAKGGGNGFTNAMNFTPDGKSVAYIVRDQGVDNIFVQPLDGSPGHPITNFTSQHIAEFQWSPDGKTLAVARAQNVSDVVLLREK is encoded by the coding sequence ATGATCGGCCAGACCATCTCGCACTACCGCATCGTAGAAAAGCTCGGCGGCGGCGGCATGGGTGTGGTTTACAAAGCCGAAGACACGCGGCTGCATCGTTTCGTCGCCCTTAAGTTTCTGCCGGAGGAAGTCGCCCGCGACCCGCAGGCGCTTGCCCGCTTTCAACGCGAGGCCCAGGCTGCGTCGGCGTTGAACCACCCGAACATCTGCACGATTTATGACATCGGCGAGCAGGATGGCCAGGCATTCATTGCCATGGAGTTTCTCGATGGCCTGACACTGAAACATCGCATCGGCGGGCGGCCGATGGAGATCGAAACCGTCCTGTCCCTGGCCATCGAAATTGCCGATGCTCTTGATGCGGCGCACGCCGAAGGCATTATTCATCGCGACATAAAGCCGGCCAACATCTTCGTGACCAAACGCGGACACGCCAAGGTTCTCGACTTCGGCCTTGCCAAACTGACGCCGGCGACGGGAAAGGCGAGTCCAGGAGAAATCGACGCTACCGCCGGAACCAGTCTGGAATACCTCACCAGCCCAGGCACAGCCGTGGGAACCGTGGCCTACATGTCGCCGGAGCAGGCGAAGGGCAAAGAACTCGATTCGCGCACTGACCTGTTTTCTTTCGGCGCTGTGTTATATGAAATGGTCACCGGCACCATTCCATTCCACGGAGAAACGGCGGCCGTTATTTTTGAGGCCATCCTCAACCGCGCTCCGTTACCGCCTCTGCGCTTCAATCCCAATTTGCCAGCCAAGTTGGAAGAGATCGTCGACAAGGCCCTCGAGAAAGACCGGGACATGCGCTACCAGCATGCCTCGGACATCCGCGGCGACCTAAAGCGGCTGCAGCGGGACAGCGGTTCCGGCCGCCGACCGGCGGTCCCGACGCAGGAAACCGCAGCGAGCTCGGGGCAGCAAACGGCTACATCCCAGATTCCGGTGGCCGGAACGGGCTCGGCCGCGCAGTCCTCTGCGGCAATGTCTTCCGCGTCTCAGGTCCCGGCCAGCGGATCGAGCGTGAGCGCGGTAGCGCGCGAACACAAATTTGGCCTTGCGGCTATCGTCCTAGTGGGCTTGGTCCTGCTCGCCGTCGGCGCTTTCGGTGTCTACTTCCTGCTCAGCCGCAACGGGCCGACCCCATTCCAAAATTTCAGCATCACGCAGATCACGAATACAGGCAAGGCACTACAGGCCGCAATCTCGCCCGACGGCAGGTACGTCTTGAACGTGCAAGACGATAACGGCAAGCAGAGCCTGTGGCTGCGCAACGTTCCGACCGGCAGCGACACTCAGATCGTTCCTCCAGCAGCGGCGGTCTACCAGTCTCTTATCTTCTCGCCAGACGGAAATTATGTTTACTTCCGTAAAGCTGGTATCAGCACGCAGAGCGAGTGGGATCTATATCGCACTCCGGTACTCGGAGGCACGCCGCAGCTTATTCTCCGCGATCTCGATGCCGGAATTGCATTCTCGCCCGACGGCCATCGCATCGCTTATGCTCGCGCCAATGATCCCGAGGTGGGCAAGTATCGCCTGCTGACCGCCAATCCTGACGGCAGCGACGAGACCATCCTGCAAATCGCCGCCAATGGGCCGGGCGCTCTTCCTCGTTTTCTGACGTGGTCGCCGGACGGCAAACGGATTACTTACAGCCTCTACACGCTCGGCGATGTGCTGAGCACCATCAAATCGTTTGATCTCGCCGGGAAGCAAGAGCAGCCCTTTGCCTCGTTCAAGAACGAATTGGTCTCCGAGGTCGTGTGGCTGCCAAGCGGTCAATGGTTTCTTGCCACCTATGACCAAAAGGGACCGAGTTACCTGCGTGCGCAAATCGGTATGGTTTCCCGCTCCGGGGGTCAAATCCAACCCATCACCCGGGATACCAACACCTACGCCACGCTGACGTTGTCTGCCGACGGTAAGACCGCTGCCACGGTACAGGTAAGGACCACGAACAGCCTTAGCGTGATTACTAACACCAGTTCACAGGCAAATATCCCTGCTCCTCCGTTAGCGCAAACGCAGGATGTGCAGTCCGTCGCTTGGACCGCCGACGGAAAGCTACTCGTTTCCGACGGACAAAGCGTGCAACGGATGAATCTCGATGGCGAGCAGCGATCCACAATCCTCAATGACCCCGACTCCTGGATTACAGACATGGCGCGCTGTGGGGATCGCTACATCGTTCTTGCCTGGGGTTTTCACGGAGGGACGAACCAGATTCATATCTGGCGCACCAATGCCGATGGTTCAAACCCGACGCAACTCACCAACGGAGTTTTTGACCAATACCCGGTATGCTCCCCGGATGGAAAATGGGTCTACTATGCCAGCGTTATCCCACCTTTTACCAGGAGAGTTCCCATTCAAGGCGGGCAACCCGAGCCCGTGCCGGCGAGCGAAGTGAAAAGCATGTACGGCTATGGCGCAGGTGAAGCGATTTCGCCGGACGGAAAGCGGCTGATTTTCAATGCGGACATAAGCGTCCCCGAGAGCCCGCAAACGGCTATAAGCAAATTAGCGCTGGTAACCCTCGACTCAGGGTCGCAATCCTCTCCCGTATTGTTTCAACCCGATCCACGGATGGCCAAGGGCGGCGGGAATGGCTTTACCAACGCGATGAACTTTACTCCCGACGGAAAATCCGTGGCCTACATCGTTCGCGATCAGGGCGTGGATAACATTTTTGTCCAACCGCTCGACGGTTCGCCTGGACATCCGATCACCAACTTCACTTCTCAACACATTGCCGAATTTCAATGGTCCCCGGATGGAAAGACCCTCGCCGTCGCGCGCGCCCAGAATGTCTCCGACGTGGTTCTGCTCCGGGAAAAGTAA
- the dnaE gene encoding DNA polymerase III subunit alpha → MSQFVHLHLHTDYSLLDGACDVEKLCQRVNELGMPAVAMTDHGNIFGAVHFVNAAKHAGVKPIVGCELYICKKDDHNIERTPPDGDTYNHLLVLAENEEGYRNLVKITSEASLHGFYYKPRVSKRFLAEHSKGLIGLSGCLKGEVAERLMESNYAAARAAAGTFTDIFGKDNFYLEIQDQGLEQEHKIHPGLFQLEKELGLALVATNDSHYLCEDDAHAQDVMLCIQTGKSIHDTARMKFDGNQFFVKSHDEMARVFKDSPQVVTRTLDIAERCSIHLDKIANPFPQFEVPAGYSIDSYFVHVTRQGFARRLEALRPLHEQGRLKHSIADYEQRLERELAIIQQMQFPGYFLIVWDFIRYAREHDIPVGPGRGSAAGSLVSYALAITNIDPLQHELLFERFLNPERVSMPDIDIDFCMNRRGEVIQYVTQKYGRDNVAQIITFGTMAAKAAIKDVGRAMDIPYADVDRIAKMVPTQLNITLEDAIKESAQLREAIEKDGQIRELFDTAKKLEGMVRNSGVHAAGVVISPRPLTDLVPLHRTKNDEIVTAFDMVAIDKLGLLKMDFLGLTTLTILTDALKLIAQTRGPEAAAPLLSTEEGWPHPVPATLEDVPLEDEKTYEKVFHTGLTSGVFQFESNGMRDVLRKYQPNSIEDLTALNALYRPGPIQGGMIDDFIERKHGRKKVEYELPELQEILQETLGVIVYQEQVMQIANRLAGYSLGEADLLRRAMGKKKAEEMAQQRERFVQGAAQRKYPPKKIEKIFDLMAQFAGYGFNKSHSAAYALLAYHTAYLKTHYPVEFMAALLTSVTGSTDDVVKYINECREMGIAVEAPDINVSDANFTPHGESIRFGLAAVKNVGGNAIESIVAARKKLGRFKSIFEFCENVDLRLLNKRVLESLIKSGAMDSLGRRAQLMAILDKAMERAQKAQRDVESGQHGLFGIFQQEDADSHNDKLPSTPDWDEHTRLTAEKEILGFFISGHPLQKYKDKLTDLNAIGLDMIAAMTRSTGKDETIVTAGIIANVRVLKSKRGDYYAQATLEDMSGSLDMIVFPDAFKRIGDKVKLEVPVLIKAGVRIEEGVNPKVLAAEIQPLEEAKVPLPRAIRIRVPLENSGETTVDDLHALFRERKGEAKVLFDVERQGDFMVVMEAEGYNVMPDRNFIARVEQLCGRGSVRVIA, encoded by the coding sequence ATGTCCCAATTCGTCCACCTGCACCTGCATACGGACTACTCCCTGCTCGACGGCGCTTGCGATGTCGAAAAGCTTTGCCAGCGCGTGAACGAGCTGGGGATGCCCGCTGTAGCCATGACCGATCACGGCAACATTTTTGGCGCTGTTCACTTCGTGAATGCGGCCAAGCATGCGGGCGTGAAGCCCATTGTCGGCTGCGAACTTTACATCTGCAAAAAGGACGACCACAATATTGAGCGCACGCCGCCCGACGGCGACACCTACAATCACTTGCTGGTGCTGGCCGAGAACGAAGAGGGCTACCGCAATCTGGTCAAGATCACGTCGGAGGCTTCGCTACATGGCTTTTATTACAAGCCGCGCGTCAGCAAAAGATTTCTCGCCGAACACTCAAAGGGACTGATTGGCCTTTCCGGATGCCTGAAAGGCGAAGTCGCCGAGCGCCTGATGGAATCGAACTACGCCGCCGCGCGTGCCGCTGCCGGCACTTTCACCGATATTTTCGGAAAAGACAATTTCTATCTCGAAATTCAGGATCAGGGCCTGGAGCAAGAGCACAAAATCCATCCCGGCCTGTTTCAGCTCGAAAAAGAGCTTGGCCTGGCGCTCGTGGCGACCAACGACAGCCACTACCTGTGCGAAGACGACGCGCACGCCCAGGACGTGATGCTCTGCATCCAGACCGGCAAATCGATTCACGACACTGCGCGGATGAAGTTCGACGGCAACCAGTTCTTCGTCAAGAGTCACGACGAGATGGCTCGCGTCTTCAAAGATTCGCCGCAGGTGGTCACGCGGACCCTCGACATTGCCGAGCGTTGCAGCATTCACCTGGACAAAATCGCGAATCCGTTTCCGCAATTCGAAGTCCCGGCCGGCTACAGCATTGACAGTTATTTCGTGCACGTCACGCGCCAGGGCTTTGCACGCCGTCTCGAGGCGCTGCGGCCGTTGCACGAGCAAGGCAGGCTGAAGCATTCCATCGCCGACTACGAGCAGCGCCTGGAGCGCGAACTCGCGATCATCCAGCAGATGCAGTTCCCTGGATATTTCCTGATCGTCTGGGACTTCATCCGCTACGCTCGCGAGCACGATATTCCCGTGGGCCCCGGGCGGGGATCGGCTGCGGGATCGCTGGTCTCCTACGCGCTGGCGATCACCAACATCGACCCGCTCCAGCACGAACTGCTGTTCGAACGCTTTCTGAATCCCGAGCGCGTTTCCATGCCAGATATCGATATCGATTTCTGCATGAACCGGCGCGGCGAAGTGATTCAATACGTTACGCAGAAATATGGCCGCGACAACGTTGCCCAGATCATCACCTTCGGCACCATGGCCGCCAAGGCCGCCATTAAAGACGTTGGCCGCGCCATGGATATTCCCTACGCCGACGTCGACCGCATTGCCAAAATGGTGCCGACGCAGCTCAACATCACGCTGGAAGATGCGATCAAAGAGTCAGCGCAATTGCGCGAGGCCATCGAGAAAGACGGCCAGATTCGCGAGCTTTTCGATACCGCGAAGAAACTCGAAGGCATGGTGCGCAACTCCGGCGTGCATGCCGCCGGAGTCGTGATCTCGCCGCGCCCGCTTACAGACCTGGTCCCGCTGCATCGCACTAAGAACGACGAAATCGTCACCGCCTTCGACATGGTCGCGATCGACAAACTCGGCCTGTTGAAGATGGACTTTCTCGGGCTGACCACGCTCACGATTCTTACCGATGCGTTGAAGCTGATCGCGCAAACCCGAGGCCCTGAGGCCGCCGCGCCACTATTGAGCACGGAAGAAGGATGGCCGCACCCGGTTCCCGCAACGCTGGAGGACGTCCCATTGGAGGACGAGAAGACCTACGAGAAGGTCTTCCACACCGGCCTAACGTCTGGCGTCTTCCAGTTCGAATCGAACGGCATGCGCGACGTGCTGCGCAAGTACCAGCCGAATTCGATAGAAGACCTCACCGCTCTGAACGCCCTCTATCGTCCGGGCCCGATTCAGGGTGGGATGATCGACGACTTCATCGAACGCAAACACGGCCGCAAGAAAGTTGAATACGAACTGCCGGAGTTGCAGGAAATTCTTCAAGAGACGCTGGGCGTGATCGTGTATCAGGAGCAGGTGATGCAGATCGCGAACCGACTGGCCGGCTACTCTCTCGGTGAAGCCGACCTGCTGCGGCGCGCCATGGGCAAGAAAAAAGCGGAAGAGATGGCGCAGCAGCGCGAGCGCTTTGTGCAGGGCGCGGCCCAGAGAAAATATCCGCCGAAGAAGATCGAAAAGATTTTCGATCTCATGGCGCAGTTCGCCGGATACGGCTTCAACAAGTCGCACTCCGCGGCCTATGCCTTGCTCGCCTATCACACGGCTTATTTGAAGACGCACTATCCGGTGGAGTTCATGGCCGCGCTGCTGACTTCGGTCACTGGCTCGACCGATGACGTGGTGAAGTACATTAACGAATGCCGCGAGATGGGCATTGCCGTTGAAGCGCCGGACATCAACGTCTCAGACGCAAATTTTACGCCGCACGGCGAGTCGATTCGCTTTGGCCTGGCCGCGGTGAAAAATGTCGGCGGCAACGCCATCGAATCGATCGTTGCCGCGCGCAAGAAGCTGGGCAGATTTAAATCGATTTTCGAATTTTGCGAGAACGTCGATCTTCGCCTGCTCAACAAGCGCGTGCTGGAATCTCTGATCAAGAGCGGCGCGATGGATTCACTCGGACGCCGCGCTCAGCTCATGGCCATCCTCGACAAGGCTATGGAACGGGCGCAGAAGGCTCAGCGCGATGTCGAATCCGGCCAGCACGGCCTGTTCGGCATCTTTCAGCAGGAAGATGCCGATTCGCATAACGACAAGTTACCCAGCACTCCCGACTGGGACGAACACACGCGCCTGACCGCCGAAAAAGAAATTCTCGGCTTCTTCATCAGCGGCCATCCGCTGCAAAAATACAAAGACAAACTCACCGACCTGAATGCAATTGGCCTCGACATGATTGCGGCCATGACGAGATCTACCGGCAAAGACGAGACTATCGTGACGGCCGGCATCATTGCCAACGTGCGCGTGCTCAAGTCGAAGCGCGGCGATTACTACGCGCAGGCCACGCTCGAAGATATGTCGGGATCGCTGGATATGATCGTCTTCCCCGACGCTTTTAAACGTATCGGAGACAAGGTGAAACTCGAAGTTCCCGTGCTGATCAAGGCCGGGGTGCGCATTGAAGAAGGCGTGAACCCTAAAGTTCTCGCCGCGGAGATTCAGCCGCTGGAAGAAGCCAAGGTGCCGCTGCCACGTGCTATCCGCATCCGCGTGCCGCTGGAGAACTCAGGCGAGACTACCGTCGACGATCTGCACGCGCTTTTCCGCGAGCGCAAAGGCGAGGCCAAGGTGTTATTTGACGTGGAACGCCAGGGCGATTTCATGGTGGTGATGGAAGCGGAAGGCTATAATGTCATGCCGGACCGCAATTTCATCGCCCGGGTCGAACAGTTGTGCGGGCGGGGCAGCGTACGCGTCATCGCTTAG
- a CDS encoding acetyl-CoA carboxylase carboxyltransferase subunit alpha, which produces MAATEKAQQELEQIERQVAELESPGADDATRRQIAKLQERIDTLRREMNAPPTAWQRTELARHPQRPQSLDYIERIFTDFSEVHGDRSFGDDAAIITGMARFHGDEVLVVATQKGRDMKQRVHRNFGTPHPEGYRKAIRVMQLAEKFKRPIFTLVDTDGAYPGIHAEERGQAEAIAYNLREMARLQVPIIATIIGVGGSGGALAIAVADRVLMMENSIYSVISPEGCAAIMWRDATKKELAAEAMRITATDLSELGVIDGIIPEPEGGAHRDHEAAANLLDASLQKHYTELKKVPPVELLVSRYNKFRKMAQFYETEG; this is translated from the coding sequence ATGGCCGCCACCGAAAAAGCGCAGCAGGAGTTGGAGCAGATCGAGCGCCAGGTCGCTGAACTGGAATCGCCCGGCGCCGATGACGCCACACGGCGGCAGATTGCAAAATTACAAGAGCGCATTGATACTCTGCGCCGCGAGATGAACGCGCCCCCTACCGCTTGGCAGCGCACCGAACTGGCGCGCCATCCGCAGCGTCCGCAGTCGCTCGACTATATCGAGCGCATCTTCACTGATTTCAGCGAAGTTCACGGCGACCGCAGCTTTGGCGACGACGCTGCCATCATTACCGGCATGGCGCGCTTCCACGGCGACGAAGTGCTCGTCGTCGCCACTCAAAAGGGCCGCGACATGAAGCAGCGTGTGCATCGCAACTTCGGCACGCCGCATCCTGAGGGATATCGCAAGGCGATCCGCGTGATGCAACTGGCGGAAAAATTCAAGCGTCCGATTTTTACTCTTGTGGATACTGACGGCGCCTATCCCGGCATTCATGCGGAAGAGCGCGGGCAGGCCGAAGCCATTGCCTACAACCTTCGTGAGATGGCGCGGCTGCAAGTTCCGATCATCGCCACCATCATTGGAGTCGGAGGTAGCGGCGGTGCTCTGGCGATCGCCGTCGCCGACCGCGTGCTGATGATGGAGAATTCGATTTACTCCGTCATCTCTCCCGAAGGCTGCGCGGCCATCATGTGGCGCGACGCCACCAAGAAAGAACTCGCCGCCGAAGCCATGCGCATCACTGCGACAGACCTCAGCGAACTCGGTGTCATCGACGGCATTATTCCCGAGCCCGAAGGCGGTGCCCACCGCGATCACGAAGCCGCCGCGAATTTGCTCGATGCCAGCCTGCAAAAACACTACACCGAACTGAAGAAGGTCCCGCCCGTCGAATTGCTCGTGTCACGATATAATAAGTTTCGTAAGATGGCCCAGTTTTACGAAACAGAAGGTTGA